A single Kribbella aluminosa DNA region contains:
- a CDS encoding NAD(P)/FAD-dependent oxidoreductase yields the protein MTAQVPHILVVGGGYVGMYTAFGLRRAARQGRIRVTVVDPRSVMTYQPFLPEAAAGSVEPRHVVVPLRKTLKGCRVVTGRVTGIDHAHKVAKVMPEEGPEYELAYDQIVVALGSIARTLPIPGLADEATGFKNVEEAIALRNKVLDRLDVASSQPDPALRKSALTFVFVGGGYAGVEAFAELEDMARYATRYYDNIKPEDMHWVLVEATGRILPEVGEDLGKYTVDQLRKRNMDIRLETRLESCEKGHVILSDGDEFDADTIVWTAGVKANPALAATDFPLDEKGRVKTLPNLRIEGVDDAWTAGDNAAVPDLTSETGAYCAPNAQHAVRQANRLAANILRVVDGQPPQDYRHKYVGSVASLGLHKGVAQLYGVKVKGWLAWFLHRTYHVSRVPTLNRKARVILDWTLALFFRREVTSLGSLQTPNEEFRRATQS from the coding sequence ATGACAGCCCAGGTGCCGCACATCCTCGTAGTCGGAGGCGGTTACGTCGGGATGTACACCGCGTTCGGCCTGCGCCGCGCCGCCCGTCAGGGGCGGATCCGCGTGACGGTGGTCGACCCGCGGTCGGTGATGACCTACCAGCCGTTCCTGCCGGAGGCCGCGGCCGGATCGGTGGAGCCGCGGCACGTCGTGGTGCCGCTGCGCAAGACCCTCAAGGGCTGCCGCGTGGTGACCGGCCGGGTGACCGGCATCGACCACGCCCACAAGGTCGCCAAGGTGATGCCCGAGGAAGGACCGGAGTACGAGCTCGCCTACGACCAGATCGTCGTCGCGCTCGGCTCGATCGCGCGCACACTGCCGATCCCCGGCCTGGCCGACGAGGCCACCGGGTTCAAGAACGTCGAAGAGGCGATCGCGCTGCGCAACAAGGTGCTGGACCGCCTCGACGTCGCGTCGAGCCAGCCCGACCCGGCGCTGCGCAAGTCCGCGCTGACCTTCGTCTTCGTCGGCGGCGGGTACGCCGGTGTGGAGGCGTTCGCCGAGCTCGAGGACATGGCCCGCTACGCCACCCGCTACTACGACAACATCAAGCCCGAGGACATGCACTGGGTCCTGGTCGAGGCCACCGGGCGGATCCTGCCGGAGGTCGGCGAGGACCTCGGCAAGTACACCGTGGACCAGCTGCGTAAGCGGAACATGGACATCCGGCTGGAGACCCGGCTGGAGTCCTGCGAGAAGGGCCACGTGATCCTCAGCGACGGCGACGAGTTCGACGCCGACACGATCGTCTGGACGGCCGGTGTGAAGGCCAACCCGGCACTCGCCGCGACGGACTTCCCGCTGGACGAGAAGGGCCGCGTCAAGACGCTGCCGAACCTCCGGATCGAGGGCGTCGACGACGCCTGGACCGCCGGCGACAACGCCGCCGTACCGGACCTGACCAGCGAGACCGGTGCGTACTGCGCCCCGAATGCGCAGCACGCCGTCCGCCAGGCCAACCGCCTCGCCGCGAACATCCTCCGCGTCGTCGACGGGCAGCCGCCGCAGGACTACAGGCACAAGTACGTCGGCTCCGTCGCGAGCCTGGGCCTGCACAAGGGCGTCGCCCAGCTGTACGGCGTCAAGGTGAAGGGCTGGCTCGCCTGGTTCCTGCACCGGACGTACCACGTGTCCCGTGTGCCTACCCTGAACCGGAAGGCCCGGGTGATCCTGGACTGGACGCTGGCGCTGTTCTTCCGGCGCGAGGTGACCAGCCTCGGCAGCCTGCAGACCCCGAACGAGGAGTTCCGCCGGGCGACGCAGTCGTAG
- the def gene encoding peptide deformylase, whose protein sequence is MITDWSPARLDVEGAILEVVRAPHPVLATESAPVDPLDPEVIQLAADLIETMRVSPGCVGLAAPQVGVAAQMFSLDVTGHPKTRTCHGVFVLCNAVVVEASRNEKAREGCMSVPDFTGDVKRATRLTVAGVLPGTTEPVTITTDAFEARALQHEIDHCNGKLFLDRVAGAHAVYPRKTYQ, encoded by the coding sequence GTGATCACCGACTGGTCACCCGCCCGGCTGGACGTCGAAGGCGCGATCCTCGAGGTCGTCCGCGCGCCGCACCCGGTGCTGGCGACCGAGAGCGCGCCGGTGGACCCGCTCGACCCGGAGGTGATCCAGCTCGCCGCGGACCTGATCGAGACGATGCGCGTCTCCCCCGGCTGCGTCGGCCTCGCGGCGCCGCAGGTCGGCGTCGCGGCGCAGATGTTCTCGCTGGACGTCACCGGGCACCCGAAGACGCGTACCTGCCACGGCGTTTTCGTGCTCTGCAACGCGGTCGTCGTCGAGGCCTCGCGCAACGAGAAGGCCCGCGAAGGCTGCATGTCGGTGCCGGACTTCACCGGCGACGTCAAGCGCGCGACGCGCCTCACTGTCGCGGGAGTCCTTCCCGGTACGACGGAACCGGTCACGATCACCACCGACGCGTTCGAGGCCCGGGCCCTGCAACACGAGATCGACCACTGCAACGGCAAGCTGTTCCTGGACCGCGTCGCGGGCGCCCACGCCGTGTACCCGCGGAAGACGTATCAGTAG
- a CDS encoding uracil-DNA glycosylase: protein MTLRHPLTGELFESPVPAGTGWPEDPAEVGTPVALDAGEVRQLAATDDLGELEARVSVCKACPRLVEWREEVAVGKRKSFADQPYWGRPIPGWGVPDPKILIVGLAPAANGGNRTGRVFTGDRSGDWLFASLNRVGLASRPTSEHAGDGLHLIDTRMIAAVRCAPPANKPTPEERDTCAPWYRRELELVLPGTRSIVCLGKFAYDALLVALIALGADVPRPRPKFGHAVEYRIPTPYGDVTVLGCFHPSQQNTFTGKLTEEMLDAVLTRAKELSTGRPKGS from the coding sequence ATGACGCTGCGGCATCCGTTGACGGGGGAGTTGTTCGAGAGTCCGGTGCCGGCCGGGACGGGGTGGCCGGAGGATCCGGCGGAGGTGGGTACGCCGGTGGCCCTGGACGCCGGCGAGGTGCGGCAGCTCGCGGCGACGGACGACCTGGGCGAGCTGGAAGCCCGGGTGTCGGTCTGCAAGGCCTGTCCGCGGCTGGTGGAGTGGCGGGAGGAGGTTGCCGTCGGCAAGCGAAAGTCGTTCGCGGACCAGCCGTACTGGGGCCGCCCGATCCCCGGCTGGGGCGTGCCGGACCCGAAGATCCTGATCGTCGGCCTCGCCCCGGCCGCGAACGGCGGGAACCGGACCGGCCGGGTCTTCACCGGCGACCGCTCCGGCGACTGGCTGTTCGCGAGCCTGAACCGAGTCGGTCTCGCGAGCCGACCGACCAGCGAACACGCGGGCGACGGCCTGCACCTGATCGACACCCGGATGATCGCCGCCGTCCGCTGCGCCCCGCCCGCCAACAAGCCGACCCCGGAGGAGCGCGACACCTGCGCCCCCTGGTACCGCCGCGAACTCGAGCTCGTCCTCCCCGGCACCAGGTCGATCGTCTGCCTCGGCAAGTTCGCGTACGACGCCCTGCTCGTCGCGCTGATCGCCCTGGGCGCCGACGTACCGCGGCCGCGCCCCAAGTTCGGGCATGCGGTGGAGTACCGGATCCCAACGCCGTACGGCGACGTCACTGTGCTCGGCTGCTTCCACCCGAGCCAGCAGAACACGTTCACCGGCAAGCTCACCGAGGAGATGCTCGACGCGGTCCTGACCCGCGCCAAGGAGTTGTCCACAGGCCGGCCGAAGGGGAGTTGA
- a CDS encoding MFS transporter, which yields MPVIRSGNPRLTLAVLATVVASFSMLQSLVSPALPVIQHDLHTTSGTVTWVFTALLLSVSVATPLLGRIGDMAGKERTLFVALAALAVGCLVAALAPNIGVLIAARIFQGVGGAVFPLAFGIIRDEFPAERVPSLVGVVSAVIAAGGGLGIVLAGPIVEWLGWRWLFWIPMAVVTAATALVRRYVPESPNRVPGRIDWLAATFLSGWLIALLLPLSTGRSWGWGSVRTVGLFTLAVVLFAGWIAVELRSRNPLIDMRMMRRPAVWTTNLVALLFGAAMFAVYAFVPQFLQIPKAAGFGFGASVTQAGLLMLPMLVTMALAGSFSGALAARFSAKAQVVSGSSVILVGALMFAELHDARWQIAVSTALFGLGLGLAYAAMTSLIVQNVPREQTGVATGMNTNIRTIGGSIGTALASSIITGHVQPSGLPAESGFTNTFLLMSAFAAAAVVLALAIPNRKVSRAPLPESAPTAAHARR from the coding sequence ATGCCTGTCATCAGGTCTGGCAATCCACGACTGACCCTGGCGGTACTCGCCACGGTGGTCGCCTCGTTCTCCATGCTGCAGTCGCTGGTCAGCCCGGCGCTGCCGGTCATCCAGCACGACCTGCACACCACCTCGGGCACGGTCACCTGGGTCTTCACCGCACTCCTGCTCTCGGTCTCGGTCGCGACCCCGCTGCTCGGCCGGATCGGCGACATGGCCGGCAAGGAGCGCACGCTGTTCGTCGCGCTGGCCGCGCTCGCGGTCGGCTGCCTGGTCGCGGCGCTCGCGCCGAACATCGGCGTACTGATCGCCGCCCGGATCTTCCAGGGGGTCGGCGGTGCCGTGTTCCCGTTGGCGTTCGGGATCATCCGCGACGAGTTCCCGGCCGAGCGGGTGCCGTCCCTGGTCGGCGTGGTGTCGGCCGTCATCGCCGCGGGCGGCGGGCTGGGCATCGTCCTCGCCGGCCCGATCGTCGAGTGGCTCGGCTGGCGCTGGCTGTTCTGGATCCCGATGGCGGTCGTCACGGCCGCCACAGCTTTGGTACGCCGGTATGTCCCGGAGTCGCCGAACCGTGTCCCCGGGCGGATCGACTGGCTGGCTGCCACCTTCCTGTCCGGGTGGTTGATCGCGCTGCTGCTGCCGTTGAGCACGGGCCGTTCGTGGGGCTGGGGCTCGGTGCGTACGGTCGGACTCTTCACGCTGGCCGTCGTACTGTTCGCCGGCTGGATCGCGGTCGAGCTGCGTTCGCGGAACCCGCTGATCGACATGCGGATGATGCGCCGTCCGGCGGTCTGGACGACCAACCTCGTCGCGCTGCTGTTCGGTGCCGCGATGTTCGCGGTGTACGCGTTCGTGCCGCAGTTCCTGCAGATCCCGAAGGCGGCCGGGTTCGGGTTCGGGGCGAGCGTGACGCAGGCCGGGTTGCTGATGTTGCCGATGCTGGTGACGATGGCGCTCGCCGGGTCGTTCAGCGGCGCGCTCGCGGCGCGGTTCAGTGCGAAGGCGCAGGTGGTGTCCGGGTCGTCGGTGATCCTGGTCGGGGCGCTGATGTTCGCGGAGCTCCACGACGCGCGGTGGCAGATCGCGGTGTCGACGGCGCTGTTCGGGCTCGGGCTCGGGCTCGCGTACGCCGCGATGACCAGCCTGATCGTGCAGAACGTCCCGCGCGAACAGACCGGCGTGGCGACCGGGATGAACACCAACATCCGGACGATCGGCGGCTCGATCGGCACGGCCCTCGCCAGCTCGATCATCACCGGTCACGTCCAGCCCTCCGGCCTCCCCGCCGAGTCCGGCTTCACGAACACCTTCCTCCTGATGTCGGCCTTCGCCGCCGCTGCCGTCGTACTGGCCCTGGCAATCCCGAACCGCAAGGTCAGCCGGGCACCGCTCCCAGAATCCGCCCCCACGGCAGCTCACGCCCGCCGCTAG
- a CDS encoding DUF4190 domain-containing protein, translated as MSAVRDFRDLDGADPWKLLGVRRDADADEIRRSYRRLSRSHHTDVGGDATQQAKLNRAYEVLSDPVRRADYLKLLNGPPAQPEPEPEEPAGDPFEWSSGPYTQRAHTPPRRPGPHTAPQYQDRADPHTVPPFQADPRTAPPYQGDPHTAPPFRNPYSAAPHRDPYAAPVHRPGGVNSDALIALFTSIVCPPASLILAIRGLRKIRRTGQRGRTIAWLAIVITIAFPTWAVVNNLLKK; from the coding sequence ATGAGCGCTGTCCGGGACTTCCGGGACCTCGACGGAGCCGATCCCTGGAAGTTGCTCGGCGTACGCCGGGACGCGGACGCCGACGAGATCCGCCGCAGCTACCGGCGGCTGTCCCGCAGCCATCACACCGACGTCGGCGGCGACGCGACCCAGCAGGCGAAGCTGAATCGCGCGTACGAGGTGCTGTCCGACCCGGTCCGGCGCGCCGACTACCTGAAGCTGCTCAACGGGCCGCCGGCGCAACCCGAGCCGGAGCCAGAGGAGCCTGCCGGAGACCCCTTCGAGTGGTCGTCCGGGCCGTACACCCAGCGGGCGCACACGCCCCCGCGCCGGCCAGGCCCGCACACGGCCCCGCAGTACCAGGACCGGGCCGACCCGCACACGGTCCCACCGTTCCAGGCCGACCCGCGCACTGCGCCGCCGTACCAGGGCGATCCGCATACTGCCCCGCCGTTCCGCAATCCCTACTCGGCCGCGCCGCACCGCGACCCGTACGCGGCGCCGGTGCACCGCCCCGGCGGCGTGAACAGCGATGCGTTGATCGCGCTGTTCACCTCGATCGTCTGCCCGCCGGCCTCACTCATCCTCGCGATCCGGGGCCTGCGGAAGATCCGCCGGACCGGTCAGCGTGGCAGAACCATCGCCTGGCTGGCGATCGTCATCACGATCGCGTTCCCGACCTGGGCCGTGGTCAACAACCTGCTGAAGAAGTAA
- a CDS encoding glycine cleavage system protein R, with the protein MSQLAVTVIGPDRPGIIADVTEALVGTGVNLEDSTMTLLRGHFAMMIVCAGPLDEVKAALEPLRGELVITVRTMGPEHRHAPLGAPYMLSVHGADRPGIVAAVTRMIAAAGGTVTDMSTRLSGGLYVLTAEVELPPTAELEMLNRALEITAEELGVGVTLRPAESDDL; encoded by the coding sequence ATGAGTCAGCTCGCTGTCACCGTCATCGGCCCGGACCGCCCGGGCATCATCGCGGACGTCACCGAGGCCCTGGTCGGTACCGGGGTCAACCTCGAGGACTCGACCATGACGCTGCTGCGCGGTCACTTCGCGATGATGATCGTCTGCGCCGGACCGCTCGACGAGGTGAAGGCGGCGCTCGAGCCGTTGCGCGGCGAGCTGGTGATCACGGTCCGCACGATGGGCCCGGAGCACCGGCACGCGCCACTCGGGGCGCCGTACATGCTCAGCGTGCACGGCGCGGACCGGCCCGGGATCGTGGCCGCGGTGACCCGGATGATCGCGGCCGCGGGCGGCACCGTCACGGACATGTCGACGCGGCTGAGCGGCGGGCTGTACGTGCTGACCGCCGAGGTCGAGCTGCCGCCGACGGCCGAGCTGGAGATGCTGAACCGGGCGCTCGAGATCACCGCTGAGGAGCTCGGGGTCGGCGTCACGCTGCGACCGGCCGAGAGCGACGACCTGTGA
- a CDS encoding sensor histidine kinase codes for MSRKRSTRDWIVDSLAFVLAILIALLTYSDGSSDPVPRMLLAIDFWSGMALCLTLWFRRRWPVQLALLASLVSTYSDSAAGPTLVLIMTVAVHKPWRTSVWVFAANFLATVAFLQIRHTQDRTTLLVIAVILYVAVAGWGQYIRSRRQLLQTLRDRADRAETVAKLQAEQAQLRAREEIAREMHDVLGHRLSLLTVHAGALAYRPDASTAEVAGAAEIIRASAHQALQDLREVIGVLRAPVGELPQPAFSDLPELVEGSRAAGIPVELTLDADGPMPEHVGRTAYRIVQEGLTNAVKHAPGEPVTISVVGAPGNGLAVELRNPAPHRRRGDGQGLKGLAERAALVDGRLEHGRTPEGDFRLYAWLPWPA; via the coding sequence ATGAGCCGGAAGCGCAGCACCCGCGACTGGATCGTGGACAGCTTGGCGTTCGTGCTCGCGATCCTGATCGCACTGCTCACCTACAGCGACGGCTCGTCCGACCCGGTGCCGCGGATGCTGCTCGCGATCGACTTCTGGTCCGGGATGGCGCTCTGTCTGACGCTGTGGTTCCGCCGCCGCTGGCCCGTTCAGCTGGCGCTGCTCGCGTCCCTGGTCTCGACGTACTCCGACTCGGCGGCCGGTCCGACGCTGGTGCTGATCATGACCGTCGCCGTCCACAAACCGTGGCGTACGTCGGTATGGGTCTTCGCGGCGAACTTCCTCGCCACCGTCGCCTTCCTCCAGATCCGGCACACGCAGGACCGGACGACGCTCCTGGTCATCGCCGTCATCCTGTACGTCGCCGTGGCGGGCTGGGGGCAGTACATCCGGTCCCGCCGGCAGCTCCTGCAGACGCTGCGGGACCGCGCCGACCGGGCCGAGACCGTGGCGAAGCTGCAGGCCGAGCAGGCGCAGCTCCGGGCGCGGGAGGAGATCGCCCGCGAGATGCACGACGTACTCGGGCACCGGCTGTCGCTGCTGACCGTGCACGCCGGCGCGCTCGCGTACCGCCCGGACGCGTCCACCGCGGAGGTCGCCGGCGCCGCCGAGATCATCCGCGCGAGCGCCCACCAGGCGTTGCAGGATCTCCGCGAGGTGATCGGCGTACTGCGGGCACCGGTCGGCGAGCTGCCGCAGCCCGCGTTCTCGGACCTGCCCGAGTTGGTGGAGGGTTCGCGCGCGGCCGGGATCCCGGTCGAGCTGACGCTGGACGCGGACGGCCCGATGCCCGAGCACGTCGGACGTACGGCGTACCGGATCGTCCAGGAAGGACTGACGAACGCGGTGAAACACGCACCCGGTGAACCCGTGACGATCAGCGTGGTCGGTGCCCCCGGCAACGGATTGGCGGTGGAACTGCGCAACCCGGCCCCGCACCGCCGCCGCGGCGACGGCCAAGGACTGAAGGGCCTCGCCGAACGTGCCGCCCTCGTCGACGGCCGCCTCGAACACGGCCGCACCCCCGAAGGCGACTTCCGCCTCTACGCCTGGCTACCGTGGCCGGCATGA
- a CDS encoding FtsB family cell division protein, whose amino-acid sequence MPSRRDSGARPGSRPSSRTQSRPPARRGDQPKRRTAGTPAEPERTRGSRNLTGRAAVVLLVLGALIVSYAQSLRVWFDQHQQISALNQEIRDREKRVGELNDELARWKDDAYVKAQARQRLGWVMPGEVGYRVIGADGKPVGAPPEPSTPANGTADAQKPTWYTKLWGSVEGAGNPPAPSPKVTK is encoded by the coding sequence ATGCCGTCCCGTCGGGATTCTGGTGCACGACCCGGCTCGCGTCCGTCGAGCCGGACCCAGTCGCGTCCACCGGCCCGGCGGGGCGACCAGCCGAAACGCCGTACGGCGGGGACACCGGCCGAGCCCGAGCGGACCCGCGGGTCCCGCAACCTGACGGGACGGGCGGCCGTCGTGCTGCTGGTGCTGGGTGCGCTGATCGTGTCGTACGCGCAGAGCCTGCGGGTGTGGTTCGACCAGCACCAGCAGATCAGCGCGCTGAACCAGGAGATCCGGGACCGGGAGAAGCGCGTCGGCGAGCTGAACGACGAGCTCGCCCGCTGGAAGGACGACGCGTACGTGAAGGCGCAGGCGCGGCAGCGGCTCGGCTGGGTGATGCCGGGCGAGGTCGGGTACCGCGTGATCGGCGCCGACGGGAAACCGGTCGGCGCACCTCCGGAGCCGTCGACGCCGGCCAACGGTACGGCGGACGCGCAGAAGCCGACCTGGTACACGAAGCTCTGGGGGAGTGTGGAAGGCGCCGGCAACCCGCCGGCGCCGTCACCTAAGGTGACCAAGTGA
- a CDS encoding Ppx/GppA phosphatase family protein has translation MSDRVAAIDCGTNSIRLLIAELTDGELQEVDRRMTIVRLGQGVDATGAFAPEALERVFSAAEEFAAVVRSKDVSRIRFVATSAARDVSNRDAFFAGIEQRLGVRPDIISGDEEAELSFRGATTALDLPEPYLVTDIGGGSTELVLGDRTGVRAAQSLDIGSVRLTERHVTTDPTTPAELAAIARDIDALLDTTTVPLHEARALIAVAGTATTVAAVALDLPEYDRTAVHHARLTTAQLRETTTWLTTSTHAARAAVHSIHPGRVDVIGAGALILQRLVDRLPITSLTISEHDILDGVALSLG, from the coding sequence GTGTCTGACCGGGTCGCCGCGATCGACTGCGGTACCAACTCCATCCGGCTGCTCATCGCGGAGCTGACGGACGGTGAGCTACAGGAAGTGGACCGCCGGATGACGATCGTCCGGCTGGGTCAGGGCGTGGACGCGACCGGCGCCTTCGCGCCAGAAGCCCTGGAGCGGGTCTTCTCGGCAGCTGAGGAATTCGCAGCGGTTGTCCGGTCCAAGGACGTCAGCAGGATCCGCTTCGTCGCCACTTCGGCGGCCCGCGACGTCAGCAACCGGGACGCGTTCTTCGCCGGCATCGAGCAGCGCCTCGGCGTTCGTCCGGACATCATCTCCGGCGACGAAGAAGCCGAGCTGAGCTTCCGCGGCGCCACCACCGCGCTCGACCTCCCGGAGCCGTATCTCGTGACCGACATCGGCGGCGGCTCCACGGAGCTGGTGCTGGGCGACAGGACCGGCGTACGAGCGGCCCAGTCCCTCGACATCGGCTCCGTCCGCCTGACCGAGCGCCACGTCACCACCGACCCGACCACCCCCGCCGAACTGGCCGCGATCGCCCGCGACATCGACGCCCTCCTCGACACCACCACAGTCCCGCTGCACGAGGCCCGCGCCCTGATCGCCGTAGCCGGCACCGCCACCACCGTCGCCGCAGTGGCCCTGGACCTCCCGGAGTACGACCGGACCGCCGTACACCATGCCCGCCTCACCACAGCTCAACTCCGCGAAACCACCACCTGGCTGACCACCTCGACCCACGCCGCTCGAGCCGCCGTGCACTCCATCCACCCCGGCCGCGTGGACGTCATCGGCGCCGGCGCCCTCATCCTCCAACGCCTCGTCGACCGCCTCCCGATCACGTCCCTCACCATCTCCGAACACGACATCCTCGACGGCGTCGCGCTCTCCCTCGGGTAG
- a CDS encoding TetR/AcrR family transcriptional regulator gives MSEQIRPALQVDVRRPQRADARRNFDALLTAARDAFASKGVGASLEDIARQAGVGIGTLYRNFPSRQDLLHAVYFGEIEELCIAAEDAAGLPPWEALTTWLHRFVEYAATKRAIWESLNRESDSFQTARAAMYAAGTPLFERAQQSGEARTDVTFDDLLRMVSGLTAAGFVDQPQRDRVLNIALDGVRAR, from the coding sequence ATGAGCGAGCAGATCCGGCCTGCGCTGCAGGTCGACGTACGGCGGCCGCAGCGGGCGGACGCGCGGCGGAACTTCGACGCCCTGCTCACCGCCGCCCGGGACGCGTTCGCGAGCAAGGGCGTCGGAGCGTCGCTGGAGGACATCGCCCGGCAGGCAGGCGTCGGCATCGGCACCCTGTACCGGAACTTCCCGAGCCGTCAGGACCTGCTGCACGCGGTGTACTTCGGCGAGATCGAGGAGCTCTGCATCGCCGCCGAGGACGCGGCCGGCCTACCGCCGTGGGAAGCACTCACCACCTGGCTGCACCGCTTCGTCGAGTACGCCGCCACCAAGCGCGCGATCTGGGAGTCGCTGAACCGCGAGTCGGACAGCTTCCAGACCGCCCGCGCCGCGATGTACGCCGCCGGCACCCCCCTCTTCGAGCGCGCGCAGCAGTCCGGCGAGGCCCGCACCGACGTCACCTTCGACGACCTCCTCCGCATGGTCAGCGGCCTCACCGCCGCCGGCTTCGTCGACCAGCCCCAACGCGACCGTGTCCTCAACATCGCCCTGGACGGCGTCCGCGCCCGGTGA
- a CDS encoding response regulator, which translates to MTIRVLIVDDDPLLRAGLKLMLGGAEEIRVVGEAGDGSGVQGLIDRLAPDVILMDIRMPGTDGLTATEAVRRRPGAPEVVILTTFDADEHVLRALRAGAAGFILKDTPPAEIVESVRRIAAGQPVLSPAVTKRLITRVADSGQDSRKSKAVARLAQLNDREREIAVAVGEGKSNAEISATLYLSVPTVKTHVSRILTKLDLNNRVQIALLVHDADLLHG; encoded by the coding sequence ATGACGATTCGGGTACTGATCGTTGACGACGATCCGCTGCTGCGGGCCGGGCTGAAGTTGATGCTGGGGGGTGCCGAGGAGATCCGGGTGGTCGGAGAGGCGGGGGACGGGTCCGGGGTGCAGGGGCTGATCGATCGGCTGGCGCCGGACGTGATCCTGATGGACATCCGGATGCCCGGCACCGACGGCCTGACCGCGACCGAAGCGGTACGCCGCCGGCCGGGCGCGCCGGAGGTCGTCATCCTGACCACCTTCGACGCCGACGAGCACGTACTGCGGGCGCTCCGCGCCGGCGCCGCCGGGTTCATCCTGAAGGACACCCCGCCCGCCGAGATCGTCGAATCGGTACGCCGGATCGCGGCCGGCCAGCCCGTCCTGTCGCCGGCCGTCACGAAGCGGCTGATCACGCGCGTCGCGGACTCCGGCCAGGACAGCCGCAAGTCCAAGGCGGTCGCCCGGCTCGCGCAGCTGAACGACCGCGAGCGCGAGATCGCCGTCGCGGTCGGGGAAGGCAAGTCGAACGCCGAGATCAGCGCGACCCTCTACCTCAGCGTCCCGACGGTGAAGACACACGTCTCCCGCATCCTCACCAAGCTCGATCTGAACAACCGCGTGCAGATCGCGCTACTCGTCCACGACGCCGATCTACTGCACGGGTAG
- a CDS encoding DUF501 domain-containing protein — MTVSPSDQEAVSKQLGRTARGIRSIAHRCSCGLPDVVETEPRLPDGTPFPTTYYVTCPRLASAIGTLESSGLMKEMTDRLADDEELAGRYRAAHESYLAHRESIEHVEQISGITAGGMPTRVKCLHVLVGHSLAAGPGVNPLGDEALATLEDWGRRGPCV, encoded by the coding sequence GTGACCGTCAGCCCTTCCGACCAGGAAGCAGTCAGTAAGCAACTCGGCCGGACCGCCCGCGGCATCCGCTCGATCGCCCACCGCTGCAGCTGCGGCCTTCCCGACGTCGTCGAGACCGAGCCGCGCCTGCCGGACGGCACGCCGTTCCCCACGACGTACTACGTGACCTGCCCGCGGCTGGCGTCCGCGATCGGGACCCTCGAGTCCTCGGGCCTGATGAAGGAAATGACCGACCGTCTGGCCGACGACGAGGAGCTGGCAGGTCGCTACCGCGCCGCCCACGAGTCGTACCTCGCCCACCGTGAGTCCATCGAACACGTCGAGCAAATCTCCGGCATCACCGCCGGCGGCATGCCCACCCGGGTCAAATGCCTCCACGTTCTGGTCGGCCATTCGCTGGCAGCCGGCCCAGGCGTCAACCCGTTGGGCGACGAAGCCCTCGCGACGCTGGAGGACTGGGGCCGCCGGGGCCCCTGTGTCTGA